The proteins below come from a single Candidatus Kirkpatrickella diaphorinae genomic window:
- the ispG gene encoding flavodoxin-dependent (E)-4-hydroxy-3-methylbut-2-enyl-diphosphate synthase gives MSGYRPYQHIERRKSRQIMVGKVAVGGDAPISIQTMTNTLTSDAKATIEQIRLAEIAGVDIVRVSCPDEESTAALSEIVHEVNVPIVADIHFHYKRAIEAAKAGAACLRINPGNIGSAERVREVVSAARDHGCSIRIGVNAGSLEKHLLEKYGEPNPEALVESALEHAKILQDHDFHEFKISVKASDVFMAVAAYQQLADSCDHPLHIGITEAGSKRAGTVKSSIGLGNLLWAGVGDTMRVSLSAPPQEEVLVGWDILKSLGLRHRGVKIISCPSCARQGFNVVETVQILEDRLQHIKTPLTLSIIGCVVNGPGEALMTDLGVTGGGAGRHMVYAAGRQDHRLEDGQDMISHIIDLVEARVAKIEAEKAAETEQNEPKKVNA, from the coding sequence ATGAGCGGATATCGCCCCTATCAGCATATTGAACGCCGAAAATCCCGGCAGATCATGGTCGGCAAGGTTGCGGTCGGAGGTGATGCGCCCATTTCCATCCAGACAATGACAAATACGCTGACCTCTGATGCCAAGGCGACGATTGAGCAGATCCGCCTCGCTGAGATTGCCGGGGTGGATATTGTCCGCGTTTCCTGCCCGGATGAGGAAAGCACCGCCGCTCTGTCCGAAATCGTGCATGAAGTGAATGTGCCGATCGTCGCCGATATTCACTTCCATTATAAACGCGCGATCGAGGCGGCAAAGGCGGGCGCGGCCTGCCTGCGTATCAATCCGGGCAATATTGGCAGTGCCGAGCGTGTGCGTGAGGTTGTCTCCGCCGCGCGGGATCACGGATGCTCCATCCGGATCGGCGTCAATGCGGGCTCATTGGAAAAGCACCTGCTGGAGAAATATGGTGAGCCGAATCCTGAGGCTTTGGTCGAGAGTGCGCTGGAGCACGCCAAAATCCTTCAGGATCATGATTTTCATGAATTCAAAATCAGCGTCAAAGCTTCTGATGTCTTTATGGCCGTGGCCGCTTATCAGCAACTTGCCGATAGTTGTGACCACCCGCTGCATATCGGTATTACGGAAGCCGGGTCAAAACGCGCTGGCACGGTAAAATCCTCCATCGGGCTGGGCAATCTGCTCTGGGCCGGTGTGGGTGACACGATGCGTGTCTCCCTCTCCGCGCCACCGCAGGAGGAAGTCCTTGTCGGTTGGGATATTCTCAAATCGCTCGGCCTGCGTCATCGTGGCGTCAAAATTATTTCCTGCCCATCCTGCGCGCGCCAGGGCTTCAATGTCGTGGAAACCGTGCAGATCTTGGAGGATCGCCTCCAGCACATCAAAACACCCTTGACCCTGTCCATTATTGGTTGCGTCGTGAACGGGCCGGGAGAAGCGCTGATGACGGATCTCGGTGTGACGGGCGGCGGTGCAGGGCGCCATATGGTGTATGCTGCGGGGCGGCAGGATCATCGCCTTGAAGATGGGCAGGATATGATCTCGCATATTATCGATCTGGTGGAGGCCCGCGTCGCGAAGATCGAAGCGGAAAAAGCAGCCGAGACCGAACAGAATGAACCAAAAAAAGTAAACGCCTGA
- the hisS gene encoding histidine--tRNA ligase, with protein MSSLQPARGTHDLIGDEARRHAHVINIARRVTARYGYEEWSTPIFEDTRVFSRTLGDTSDVVTKEMYSFEDRGGESLTLRPEGTAAICRAFVSNGLTQKLPQRVFYNGPMFRYERPQKGRFRQFHQIGAEYLGSSDPLIDAETIAMAQMILRELGLEQDVSLQINTLGDVESRLAWRKALIAYFVAHQDALSEESRARLHQNPLRIIDSKSSQDRTLLQSAPSFSEYLNPASRVFYDGLRRGLDLYGVAYTENPHIVRGLDYYSHTAFEFLTEKLGAQGTVLAGGRYEGLVAEMGGPSTPAIGWAGGIERLALLIAPPESHGKYVVVLPMGEAGLPKAISLLQTLREGDVRAEMALHGAFKKRMERAIKGGATHLILIGEDELAQGRVIIRDLSLRAQRDVPINEALRFLTHGA; from the coding sequence ATGTCATCTCTGCAACCTGCGCGCGGTACGCACGACCTTATCGGCGACGAGGCGCGCCGTCATGCCCATGTCATCAATATCGCGCGGCGCGTCACTGCGCGATATGGCTATGAGGAATGGTCGACCCCCATTTTTGAGGATACGCGCGTTTTTTCCCGAACGTTGGGAGATACGTCCGATGTGGTCACGAAGGAAATGTATTCCTTCGAGGATCGCGGTGGGGAGAGCCTGACGTTGCGCCCGGAAGGCACGGCCGCTATATGTCGCGCCTTCGTCTCAAACGGTTTGACGCAGAAATTGCCGCAACGTGTCTTTTATAACGGTCCCATGTTTCGGTATGAGCGCCCACAAAAAGGGCGGTTCCGGCAATTTCATCAGATCGGCGCGGAATATCTCGGCAGTTCTGACCCGTTGATCGATGCCGAAACGATCGCCATGGCGCAGATGATCCTCCGGGAACTGGGCCTTGAACAGGATGTGTCGTTACAGATCAACACATTGGGCGATGTTGAAAGTCGACTTGCATGGCGGAAGGCTCTGATCGCTTATTTTGTCGCGCATCAGGATGCGCTTTCCGAGGAAAGTCGGGCGCGGCTGCACCAGAATCCTCTGCGCATCATTGACAGCAAATCCAGTCAGGATCGCACGCTGCTGCAAAGCGCCCCGTCATTTTCGGAGTACCTTAATCCAGCATCGCGGGTATTTTATGACGGGCTGCGGCGCGGGCTGGACCTTTACGGCGTTGCCTACACTGAAAACCCGCACATCGTCCGCGGACTCGATTATTACAGCCACACCGCTTTTGAATTTTTGACGGAAAAATTGGGCGCGCAGGGCACGGTGCTTGCGGGTGGACGTTACGAGGGGCTTGTGGCCGAGATGGGCGGCCCATCGACTCCCGCTATTGGCTGGGCAGGCGGGATTGAACGCCTCGCCCTGCTCATCGCGCCGCCGGAAAGTCATGGCAAATATGTTGTCGTCCTCCCCATGGGTGAGGCCGGCCTGCCCAAGGCGATCTCTCTGTTGCAGACATTGCGTGAAGGCGATGTGCGGGCTGAAATGGCCCTTCATGGCGCTTTCAAGAAACGGATGGAGCGCGCCATCAAAGGGGGGGCAACGCACCTTATCCTGATTGGTGAGGACGAACTGGCGCAAGGCCGCGTCATCATCCGGGATCTCAGTCTGCGTGCGCAGCGGGACGTGCCGATTAACGAGGCCTTGCGCTTCCTGACACACGGCGCCTGA
- the prfA gene encoding peptide chain release factor 1, which produces MALDERLDRILARHEEIAAIMAEGQVNGDAFSRLSREYADLDPVVQAVQAFRDASQRMAQARELLDDPEMRELAEIEIQESEAKCAELKLQLRLALLPKDEADARSAILEIRPAAGGDEAALFAAELFGAYKRYAELNHWRFEIDEYDESDLAGLRSGVATISGRGVFSKLKFESGVHRVQRVPTTETQGRIHTSTVTVAVLPEAEEVDVDIDETDLRIDVYRASGAGGQHVNKTESAVRITHLPSGVVVAMQEEKSQHKNKAKAMKILRARLYEQQRAQAHATRSADRKSQVGTGDRSERIRTYNFPQGRVTDHRINLSLHKIDRVMLGEFNEIIDALVQDEQTALLAAEGL; this is translated from the coding sequence ATGGCGTTGGATGAACGGCTCGATCGCATTCTCGCGCGCCATGAAGAAATCGCGGCGATCATGGCAGAGGGGCAGGTGAATGGGGATGCGTTTTCCCGGCTGTCGCGGGAATATGCGGATCTCGACCCCGTTGTACAAGCCGTGCAGGCTTTTCGTGACGCTTCGCAACGCATGGCGCAGGCGCGTGAGTTGCTGGACGACCCGGAAATGCGGGAGCTTGCCGAGATTGAAATCCAGGAATCCGAAGCGAAGTGCGCTGAGCTGAAGCTGCAATTACGGCTGGCACTCCTCCCGAAAGATGAAGCCGATGCACGTAGCGCCATTCTCGAAATCCGGCCCGCAGCCGGGGGGGATGAGGCGGCGCTTTTCGCGGCGGAGCTTTTCGGCGCCTATAAGCGCTATGCGGAGCTGAATCACTGGCGCTTTGAAATTGATGAATATGATGAAAGCGACCTTGCCGGGCTGAGAAGTGGTGTCGCGACGATTTCCGGCCGTGGTGTTTTTTCCAAACTTAAATTCGAATCCGGCGTGCATCGCGTCCAGCGTGTGCCGACGACGGAAACGCAGGGACGCATCCATACCTCGACCGTGACGGTTGCGGTCCTTCCCGAGGCGGAGGAGGTGGATGTCGATATTGATGAGACAGACCTGCGCATCGATGTCTATCGCGCCTCAGGTGCGGGCGGGCAGCACGTCAATAAGACGGAAAGCGCTGTGCGGATCACCCATCTCCCCTCCGGCGTCGTCGTCGCGATGCAGGAGGAAAAAAGTCAGCATAAAAACAAAGCCAAGGCCATGAAAATCCTGCGCGCACGTCTTTATGAGCAGCAACGCGCCCAGGCCCACGCCACCCGCTCAGCCGATCGGAAATCCCAGGTCGGAACGGGCGACAGGTCGGAGCGGATCCGTACCTATAACTTTCCGCAAGGTCGCGTTACGGATCACCGCATTAATCTCAGCCTGCATAAAATTGACCGCGTCATGCTGGGCGAATTTAACGAAATCATCGACGCGCTGGTGCAGGATGAGCAAACCGCGCTGCTCGCCGCGGAAGGGCTGTAA
- the prmC gene encoding peptide chain release factor N(5)-glutamine methyltransferase, translating to MRVRDILARATLRLTQAGVEDARAEARRLLCWAAGIDLTAIVTLLRLDEEAQARFEAVIARRARREPYAYITGSRGFWTQDFLTNDYTLIPRADSETLIEALRHHKPQRDRPYRILDLGTGTGCLLLAALSHYPNARGIGVDIVPEATQLARENAKLNQLERRARFVTSHWGDALTGRFDIILSNPPYIRTEELAELMPEVRYYEPASALDGGASGLDAYAAILSDLPRLMRRDGIAVLELGKGQDHDVRHLAAENGLEMRACYNDLNGIARAMILGLGAF from the coding sequence ATGCGCGTGCGTGACATTCTGGCAAGGGCGACCCTTCGATTGACGCAGGCAGGCGTTGAGGACGCGCGGGCGGAGGCGAGACGTCTGCTATGCTGGGCGGCGGGAATTGACCTCACCGCAATCGTGACCCTCCTTCGCCTTGATGAAGAGGCGCAGGCGCGTTTTGAAGCCGTCATTGCCCGCCGCGCGCGTCGGGAGCCCTATGCCTACATCACGGGCTCGCGCGGCTTCTGGACGCAGGATTTCCTGACAAACGACTATACATTGATCCCGCGGGCCGATAGCGAGACGCTGATCGAAGCGCTGCGTCACCACAAGCCGCAGCGGGATAGACCTTACCGCATTCTGGATCTCGGCACAGGGACGGGCTGCCTCCTTCTGGCGGCGCTCAGCCATTACCCGAATGCGCGGGGCATTGGCGTCGATATCGTGCCCGAAGCGACACAGCTCGCGCGGGAAAACGCGAAACTGAACCAGCTTGAGCGCCGCGCCCGATTTGTCACCAGCCATTGGGGTGACGCTTTGACGGGGCGCTTCGACATTATCCTGAGCAACCCGCCTTATATCAGAACCGAGGAGCTGGCAGAGCTGATGCCGGAAGTGCGTTATTACGAACCGGCTTCTGCCCTTGATGGCGGGGCGTCGGGCTTGGACGCCTATGCCGCCATTCTGTCTGACCTTCCACGTTTAATGCGCCGTGACGGGATTGCCGTGCTGGAACTGGGCAAGGGGCAGGACCACGACGTGCGGCATCTGGCGGCGGAAAACGGGTTGGAAATGCGCGCATGTTATAATGACCTTAACGGCATTGCGCGCGCCATGATTCTCGGTTTGGGCGCGTTTTAA
- a CDS encoding DUF4167 domain-containing protein yields the protein MNIKRIRGRHHRSNGGMSARQGNNQTPLNRNHVFDSNGPEMRVRGTAQQLFEKYLQLGRDATGAGDRILAEAYFQHAEHYFRIINAMTQAAQQSQAERQERHQKRMKAQQAESGDERRGNEEAEGESEGETAHAAEDNAE from the coding sequence ATGAACATCAAACGTATCAGAGGCCGTCATCATCGCTCCAACGGTGGGATGAGCGCGCGTCAGGGTAATAATCAGACGCCGCTTAATCGCAACCACGTGTTTGACAGTAACGGGCCTGAAATGCGTGTCCGCGGCACGGCGCAACAGCTTTTTGAGAAATATCTTCAGCTGGGTCGGGACGCGACCGGTGCGGGTGACCGTATCCTTGCGGAAGCCTATTTCCAGCATGCTGAACATTATTTCCGTATCATCAATGCCATGACGCAGGCGGCTCAGCAATCCCAGGCGGAACGTCAGGAGCGCCACCAGAAGCGCATGAAGGCGCAACAGGCCGAGTCAGGGGATGAGCGCCGCGGGAATGAAGAGGCGGAGGGTGAGTCGGAAGGCGAAACCGCCCATGCCGCTGAAGATAACGCGGAATAA
- a CDS encoding mechanosensitive ion channel family protein, whose product MSFKTYFIACLLQFRAYFGWLPASVVTVVMLVTLALIAFYASHWMTRFLLRLLSREGSTVARKIVLSTRRSVRLIIVLVVVISALPAASGLSWRTTQILQKSFVFIAILMVGYSAIKAFRIMTEAYLSRISLSEHHDDIIVRSHQTQIKVLQRLLEILVGIITVGVALMTFDSVRNYGVSLFASAGAASLIVGLSARGLLTNLLAGVQIAITQPIRMEDLIIINGDWAWVEEITATYVVLRVWDWRRHIVPISYFLENRFENWTHNSAAIIGIVYLYLDYEAPIDALREELQEIAKTCPLWDGKVLDFQVADCDAVTIKIRIIASARSALKSWDLRCDIREKMIKRIREDYPEALPRHRLGMVTAHMGREVTAMGEDEISPPIDRPPPRPHSKLAKPTGPKGKG is encoded by the coding sequence ATGAGTTTCAAAACCTACTTTATCGCCTGCCTCCTCCAGTTTCGTGCGTATTTCGGGTGGTTGCCCGCGTCTGTCGTGACGGTCGTCATGCTCGTCACGCTGGCTTTGATCGCGTTTTACGCCAGCCACTGGATGACGCGCTTTCTGCTCCGCCTGCTCAGTCGGGAGGGCAGCACAGTGGCGCGCAAAATCGTGCTGTCGACGCGTCGGTCCGTGCGGCTGATCATCGTGCTGGTTGTGGTGATTTCAGCCTTGCCCGCGGCTTCCGGACTTTCCTGGCGGACGACGCAGATCCTGCAAAAATCCTTCGTTTTCATTGCCATATTGATGGTGGGTTACAGTGCGATCAAAGCGTTCCGAATCATGACGGAGGCTTATCTCAGTCGCATTTCGCTCAGTGAGCATCATGATGATATCATCGTCCGCTCGCACCAGACGCAAATCAAGGTCCTGCAACGCCTTCTTGAAATCCTCGTCGGTATCATCACCGTGGGTGTCGCATTGATGACGTTTGATTCCGTCCGCAATTACGGCGTGTCTCTTTTCGCGTCGGCTGGTGCGGCATCATTGATTGTCGGCCTGTCGGCACGTGGCCTGCTGACGAATCTTCTGGCTGGTGTGCAAATCGCCATCACCCAGCCGATCCGGATGGAAGATCTGATCATCATTAATGGCGACTGGGCGTGGGTGGAGGAGATTACAGCGACTTACGTGGTGCTGCGCGTCTGGGACTGGCGGCGTCACATCGTGCCGATCTCCTATTTTCTTGAAAACCGGTTTGAGAACTGGACTCATAACTCAGCCGCCATCATCGGCATTGTCTATCTTTATCTAGATTATGAAGCCCCGATCGATGCGCTCCGGGAAGAATTGCAGGAGATCGCAAAGACATGCCCGCTCTGGGACGGGAAGGTGCTCGACTTCCAGGTTGCGGATTGTGATGCCGTGACGATCAAGATCCGAATCATCGCCAGCGCCCGAAGCGCGCTTAAAAGCTGGGACCTCCGCTGCGATATCCGTGAGAAGATGATCAAACGCATTCGGGAAGATTACCCGGAGGCTCTGCCGCGCCATCGTCTGGGGATGGTGACGGCGCATATGGGGCGGGAGGTCACCGCGATGGGTGAAGATGAGATTTCACCCCCGATTGACCGTCCGCCGCCACGCCCCCATTCAAAACTGGCCAAACCCACCGGGCCGAAGGGCAAGGGATAG
- a CDS encoding SIS domain-containing protein encodes MKSLISAKASLQIVRDETSRLMRNIAPTQLEAVAELCLAISKGGKTGMRWFFSGQGRSGLVAQMMAMRFMHLGLNTHFVGEASAPSIQPEDVIVLISGSGGTHLTLHFGKIAHDVGAKIISITRAGESALQKLSDITLEIPASDLRQFAGSLFEQGALLACDALFVRLVKEFGVSEAEMARRHTNFQ; translated from the coding sequence ATGAAATCGCTTATTTCAGCCAAAGCCAGCCTGCAAATCGTCAGGGATGAGACGTCGCGTCTCATGCGGAATATCGCGCCCACCCAGCTTGAGGCCGTCGCCGAGCTTTGCCTCGCTATTTCCAAAGGCGGGAAGACAGGAATGAGGTGGTTTTTTTCCGGTCAGGGGCGGTCCGGCCTGGTCGCGCAAATGATGGCCATGCGCTTCATGCATCTTGGTCTCAATACGCATTTTGTCGGTGAGGCTTCCGCACCCTCCATCCAGCCGGAAGACGTGATCGTGCTCATTTCCGGCTCCGGCGGCACGCATTTGACACTTCATTTCGGAAAAATCGCGCACGATGTCGGTGCGAAGATTATCTCCATCACGCGCGCGGGGGAAAGTGCCTTACAGAAACTGTCCGACATCACACTCGAAATCCCGGCATCTGACTTACGGCAATTTGCAGGAAGCCTTTTTGAGCAAGGCGCTTTACTGGCCTGCGATGCGCTTTTTGTCAGGCTCGTGAAGGAATTTGGGGTGTCCGAAGCTGAAATGGCGCGCCGCCACACAAACTTCCAGTAA